CGCGACCTGGCTCGACGGCGCCATGCCGCCGCGAAACATGTACGCACGAAATTCACTCGTCGTCGTTTGGTTCGCGATGAGAAAGACGACCGCGACGACGGTCAGGACGACAATCGCGAACGCGCCGAGCAAGCGGAAGAATAGGCGATTCATCGCGCGAGATCCTCCGCAAACTTGTAGCCGATCCCGAACACGGTGAGAATATAACGCGGGTCTTTGGGATCGCGTTCGATTTTTTGACGCAAGTTTTTAACGTGCGCGTCAATCGTCCGCTCGTACCCGTCGAACGTTTCACCCAACGCCAGATCGAGTAGTTGCAAGCGCGTGAACGCGCGCCCCGGATTTTGCATCAATGCCGCGAGCAAATTAAACTCGGTCGGCGTGAGATCCAACTCGCGCGCTCCGAGTCGCGCGGAATGTTTGTCGAGGTCGAGCGCCAAGTCCCCGGCGACGAGCGTTTGCGCGCGCAGCGGTTCGCCCTCCGCGCGGCGCAACACGGCGCGCACCCGCGCGACGACTTCGCGCGGGCTAAACGGTTTGACGATGTAATCGTCCGCGCCGAGCTCCAAGCCGATCAGACGATCCGCTTCTTCGGCGCGCGCGGTGACCATCAACACCGGCACGTTCGATTCTTTGCGGAGTGCGCGACACACATCGAGTCCGTCCAGCCCGGGCAAATTCAAATCGAGCAATACCAACGCGGGCTTTTCGTGACGAAACACGGCAAGCGCATGTGGTCCATCGAATGCCGTAACCACCGCAAACCCGGCTTGTTCCAAATATCCTTTGAGAATCGTGACGAGTTTTTTCTCGTCCTCGACGATGAGAATTTTTTTGCTCACGCTTGCGCGGGTGATTCCTCGATCAACGTGTGTCCGCAGTACGCGCACACGCGCCAATCGTTCTGCGTCGCGCGTTGACAATTCGGGCACGGTTTGGTCGCGGGAACGCTCGCGGTCGTATTCGGCGCGGTCGTGGGGGACGCGGCGACGGGGCGTTGCGCCAACCACACGATTCCCAGCACGACGAACGCGGCAACGATCAACCACGTGACGCCGTGCAATCCAAACCCCGGCAGAAATCTGCCGCCCATTCCGAAATCGCCGCGCATCATTCCAAATCCGAATGGCGCGGCAATGATCGCACCAATCAAGTAAACACCGACAAGCAACGCGCCAAACAGCGCGAGCATTTTTCCGGTAATTTGCATTTTGCGCTCCTTGTTACCGTCGTCCGTTCCAACCTGGCATCATCGGCACACCGCGATTGCCAGGCATCATTTGATTGCGCTGGTTGTCCCGCGGAGTGATCGAGCCGCCGCGATTGCCAGGCATCATCCGATTGCCACGATCATAACCTGGATTCGCGCCATAGCCGCGATTGTAACCCGGCATCATCCGATTGCCACGATCATAACCTGGATTCGCGTCATAGCCGCGACCGTAGCCCGGCATCATTCGACTGTTGGGCAAGCCGTGCATCCCATTACCAAATGGCATCGCTGGCGCGAAATCACCGCGCATCGTCACGGCGCGCGTAACAAATGACGAACGCGCGGAAAAAACCGTCGTCGTCGCGACGCCGGCGAAAAACGCGCCGATCAACGACACAATCGCAATCACCCACACGAGCACTTTAGGAATTTGCATACATCCACTCCTGTTGAAATTTCAAGGAGATTATAGCGCGAGGATATGAAGAAAGTATGAAGGGGAAATTAGAAGAAACCGACGCGAAGATTTTTGGACGCGGATTCACGCGGATATTTTTCCTTACCCGCGTGAATCCGCGTCCAAATAATTTTGGTTACGACTACGCGGCATTCGGAGCGCATCCGTAAATGTCGAGCGGCGCGGCGCGTTCATTTTTCATCGGCGGGCTTTTTGCTGCCGATCTCGACAAACTGGATTTGCACCTGATAACGTTTGCCATCAATCTCGATTTTACTTTGCCCGTGAAAACCGCGACTGCCGGTCTTGAACTCTTTCGGATTCGCGGTCATGGTCCCGATCACTTTCCCGTCGTCACTTTTCAATTCGGCGATGATTACCATTTGAGCATTTCCTCCTCTGTACATCATTTTATCACAAACCAATTCGCGCGACAAAACAAAAAGGGCGAGATGACCTCGCCCCTACTCGGCTGATATGTTCTCGGCGCGCGGTTCGTTCGCCGCCGCGCGTTGCGCGCCAATCATGCCGCGCGGCGCAAGTGTTGTCACGAGCCAACCCAGCAACGCGGCAATCAGCGCAGCGACAAACACGGCTTGCACCGCGCTCGTCATCGCACCGCGTAACGAATCCAACATCGTCGCTGACGCGCTGGGAGTCGGGTCGAGCAACACGTCAATCGAAATCTTGGCTGGATCGAATCCAAGTATAGTGAAGGCGCTATTCAAACGGAATGCGAGGATCACACCCATTACGCTCGTGCCGACTGCGCCGCCAATCGAGCGACTGAATTGCACCGTCGCCGTTGCCGTGCCGAGCGACTGACGCGACACCACGGCTTGCACCGCGATCAAAAAAGTGGGAACGGACAAACCCATCCCCATACCCATCAAGCCGGTGAAACTCGCCAAGAGCCAGATCGGTGTGCTCGCGGAAATTTGCGTCATCAGCATCGCGCCGATAACGAGCAACGTCATCCCGGTCATCGCGAGCGAACGGAAACTAAATCGCAACATCAAGCGCGTGCCGATGACACTGGCAATCGTCCAGCACAACAACTGGGGCGTCAACGTCGCGCCCGCCACGGTCGCACTCGTACCGAGTACGGACTGGACGAACAGGGGCACGAACGCCGCGCCGCCAAACAAGGCAAAGCCGGAAAGAAATCCTTGACCAATTGCGGCGGAGAACAATCGCTCGCGGAAAAGCGTTAGCGGAAACATCGGATTCGTCGCGCGACGTTCGACGAACCAGAGCGCGGCAAGCAGGATAATCGCGAAGACAAGCAATATTGCAAAGCCGGGAACATTTATCTCGCGTCCCGCGCGCAGTTCGAAGAGCGCGAGCATCAGCGCGACGATGCCGCCCGTCATCAACAGCGCGCCCGCGTAATCAATGCTCCCGCCGGTGCGTGGATGCACATCGCGCCACGCGACCAACATCAACGCGACCGAGATCAAACCAAACGGTACGTTTAGATAAAAGACCCAGTGCCACGAAACAAAATCAACGAGGAAACCGCCGGCGAGTGGACCGAGTAAACTCGACAAGCCCCACACGCCGGAGAAAAGTCCTTGAACCTTGGCGCGTTGCTCGAATGTGAAAATATCGCCGATGATCGTAAACGCAAGCGGCAAAATTCCACCCGCGCCCAACCCCTGCAACGTGCGAAAGAAAATGAGCTGCGGCATGCTTTGCGCTTGACCGCACAACGCCGAACCCAGCATGAACGTAGCAATCGAGAACAAGAAAATTCGCCGGCGTCCGTAGATGTCGGAGAGTTTGCCAAAGATCGGCATCGTCGTCGTGGACGCGAGCATGTACGCGGAAAAGACCCAGGCATAGATGTCGAGTCCGCCCAGTTGCGCGGCAATCGTCGGCATTGCGGTAGCGACGACCGTCGCTTCGATGGACGCGAGAAATAAACTCAGCATCATCGCGGCAGTGATGAGATACAAACGACGACCACTCATTTCGTTTCCACCATAATTGCGCGGAATGGACACTCGTCCACGCACACGAGGCAGCCGCGACACAATGCCTGATCAATGTACGGCAATTCGTTTTGCTCGAATTGCACAAGCGCCTTCAAACGACACGATTTGCGCGCGATGCATTGGCGGCACGTGCGACATTTGTCCGCGTCCACCAGCGGCACGCGATAATTCGCGCCCATCATTGGCTCAATCCTTCATGGTCGGCAGGCGCGCGCTCCACCACGCCACCATTCCGCCGGCAAGACTATAGACTTGTCGAAAACCTGTTCTCTTCAAAAGACGATACGCCGGCACACTGCGATGTCCCGAAAGACAAATCGCGATTACCGGGCGGTTCGGGTCGAGATGGAGCGATGCGAGTTGGCGCGGCAAAACGTTGATCGGGACATTTCGCGCGTGTGCGAGGTGTCCTTGGTTGAATTCGATTTCAGACCGCACGTCAATCAGTTGCAGAGCGTGTCCATCGCGCGCGAGTTGTTCGCGCAACTCACGCGGCGCGATTTCTTCGACGCGCCCAAAGGGAAACCACCAGGGGAGATTCACTCGCTGATCCAGACAAGTAGCGCAATTTTCAAAATTGCGTTACTCGGAAACAATCTCGTAGCGGTGATTGATCTTCGCCGTCTTGGCGAGCATCGCGCCCGCGCCGCAGTACTTTTCCTCGGAAAGATGAATCGCCTGTTCGACCGCGCGTTCGGGAATATCTTTGCCGCGCACAACATAGACGACGTTGATCTCGGTGTAGACCATCGGATACGTTTCGGCGCGCGTACCTTCGATCCGCACTTCGAGACCTTTCACATCGAGACGTTTCTTGCCGAGAATATCAATCACATCAATCCCAGTACATCCCGCCATTCCAACCAATAACAACTCCATTGGGCTAGGACCGTGATTCTTGCCACTCGATGCCACACTCGAATCAATTACACTTTGATGTCCCGACCCAGTAAACGTTTGGAACTCGTGCCCTTCCACCCACTTGACCGATGCCGTCTTAACGTCGCCCACAATTGCCTCTTGAGAATTTTGGATTTTCGATTTTGGATTTTCGATTTGCAATTTGCTATTTGCTTTCCGCAATTTCAGCAAATCAGCAATCATTTATCACGCCAATGTCCGGTGCTGTCTCATCATACACACACCGACAATCACTTCGAGACCAGCGTCCATCGCGCGTTGCGCCGCGTCGAGGTTCTCCGCGCCTGGTTGCATCCACACAACCCTGGCTTTTTTCGCGATCGCCTGCTCGACGATTTCCGGAACGGCTTCGGGGTTCCGAAAAATGTCCACGACATCCACCGCGCCGGGAATCGAACTCACATCCGGGTAACTCTTCTCACCGAGAAACTCGGTGATCGTTGGATTCACCGGAATAATTTTGTAGCCGCGCGCTTGCAAGTACTGCGCGACCTCATAACTGGGTCGCGCCGGATTGTTCGACGCGCCGACGACCGCGATGATTTTATTTTCGCGCAACACTTTTTCGATTGGATCCATCTCATCCTTCTGCTGAAAACACGCGCGCCAAACGCGACAATGGATGCCCTTTTGCTTTGATATCAAGTTCGTTGAACCAGCCGAACGGCGTGCGAATCACGGTCAACCCCGCAGCGCGCAAACGCGTCTCGACTTGTTGCATCACCGCAATCGCGTCCGCTGGCGCGGCAAGTTCCGCAAACAGATGCGCGAACGAGTGCAGGACAATCGTCGTGACGCGCAATTTGCGCGCGTGCTCCGCGAGCATCGTCGCCGCGCGCTCCGCGACGATCTGCGGCGCGCGCTCGTCGCCCTTTTCGACGCTCGTCAGCACGAGCAACGCGTCGCTCACGTGTGTCTCGCGTTCGCCCATCGGCTCGACGACTGGCGAACGTCCTTTTTCGGTGATGCGACACACGAACGAATCTACATGCCAGATTAATGCGCGCATTTCACTGCCCCGGCGTTTTCACCGACACGCCGAATTTTTGCAAAATCTGCGGAACGAACATTTGCTCCGGCATTCCGCCTTCGACGCGCACCTTGTCGTTCGCCACTGTTAGCGGTACGCCATAGACTTGATACGAATCGGAGAGTTCCGCAAACTCGGACGCGTCCACCATATCCGCCGTAATGAATTCGCTTTCCATCGCCATTTTGTGAGCCAACCTGACTGCACGCGGACAGTGCGGTCAGGTCGGGGTAGTAAATACCTGCAAATGCACCGGCTCTTTTAATTGCGCGAGCGCGGCGCGGCTCTGCGCATTCAAACCCGAATCGCCGTTCGACACATCC
The nucleotide sequence above comes from Chloroflexota bacterium. Encoded proteins:
- a CDS encoding OsmC family protein, encoding MIADLLKLRKANSKLQIENPKSKIQNSQEAIVGDVKTASVKWVEGHEFQTFTGSGHQSVIDSSVASSGKNHGPSPMELLLVGMAGCTGIDVIDILGKKRLDVKGLEVRIEGTRAETYPMVYTEINVVYVVRGKDIPERAVEQAIHLSEEKYCGAGAMLAKTAKINHRYEIVSE
- a CDS encoding response regulator transcription factor, encoding MSKKILIVEDEKKLVTILKGYLEQAGFAVVTAFDGPHALAVFRHEKPALVLLDLNLPGLDGLDVCRALRKESNVPVLMVTARAEEADRLIGLELGADDYIVKPFSPREVVARVRAVLRRAEGEPLRAQTLVAGDLALDLDKHSARLGARELDLTPTEFNLLAALMQNPGRAFTRLQLLDLALGETFDGYERTIDAHVKNLRQKIERDPKDPRYILTVFGIGYKFAEDLAR
- a CDS encoding CoA-binding protein — protein: MDPIEKVLRENKIIAVVGASNNPARPSYEVAQYLQARGYKIIPVNPTITEFLGEKSYPDVSSIPGAVDVVDIFRNPEAVPEIVEQAIAKKARVVWMQPGAENLDAAQRAMDAGLEVIVGVCMMRQHRTLA
- a CDS encoding rhodanese-like domain-containing protein, whose product is MNLPWWFPFGRVEEIAPRELREQLARDGHALQLIDVRSEIEFNQGHLAHARNVPINVLPRQLASLHLDPNRPVIAICLSGHRSVPAYRLLKRTGFRQVYSLAGGMVAWWSARLPTMKD
- a CDS encoding 4Fe-4S binding protein, which encodes MMGANYRVPLVDADKCRTCRQCIARKSCRLKALVQFEQNELPYIDQALCRGCLVCVDECPFRAIMVETK
- a CDS encoding zinc ribbon domain-containing protein gives rise to the protein MQITGKMLALFGALLVGVYLIGAIIAAPFGFGMMRGDFGMGGRFLPGFGLHGVTWLIVAAFVVLGIVWLAQRPVAASPTTAPNTTASVPATKPCPNCQRATQNDWRVCAYCGHTLIEESPAQA
- a CDS encoding thioredoxin family protein codes for the protein MAHKMAMESEFITADMVDASEFAELSDSYQVYGVPLTVANDKVRVEGGMPEQMFVPQILQKFGVSVKTPGQ
- a CDS encoding MFS transporter, with translation MSGRRLYLITAAMMLSLFLASIEATVVATAMPTIAAQLGGLDIYAWVFSAYMLASTTTMPIFGKLSDIYGRRRIFLFSIATFMLGSALCGQAQSMPQLIFFRTLQGLGAGGILPLAFTIIGDIFTFEQRAKVQGLFSGVWGLSSLLGPLAGGFLVDFVSWHWVFYLNVPFGLISVALMLVAWRDVHPRTGGSIDYAGALLMTGGIVALMLALFELRAGREINVPGFAILLVFAIILLAALWFVERRATNPMFPLTLFRERLFSAAIGQGFLSGFALFGGAAFVPLFVQSVLGTSATVAGATLTPQLLCWTIASVIGTRLMLRFSFRSLAMTGMTLLVIGAMLMTQISASTPIWLLASFTGLMGMGMGLSVPTFLIAVQAVVSRQSLGTATATVQFSRSIGGAVGTSVMGVILAFRLNSAFTILGFDPAKISIDVLLDPTPSASATMLDSLRGAMTSAVQAVFVAALIAALLGWLVTTLAPRGMIGAQRAAANEPRAENISAE